A genomic region of Thunnus albacares chromosome 2, fThuAlb1.1, whole genome shotgun sequence contains the following coding sequences:
- the tesca gene encoding tescalcin a: MGASQTKTHTRHKYQDLADKTGFSLEQIQNLHKRFQQLSKNEETISRENLDSIPALANNPIRKQIIEAFFDKRNQHKEEEEEEEEVSLMEISFEQFLMVMSHFRPPTLKTTDEEREAMRKEKLRFLFNMHDTDNDGIITLEEYRKVVTELLSKSGAIGQEAARAIADAAMLEVASTNVPHMGPDEIYEGITFEHFEEILKGLEMESRMHIRFLDVDTITMRCGKSSS; encoded by the exons tTTCTTTGGAGCAGATTCAGAACCTTCACAAAAGATTCCAGCAACTGAGTAAAAACGAAGAGACGATAag CAGAGAGAACTTGGACAGCATACCAGCGCTCGCCAACAATCCAATAAGAAAGCAAATTATTGAAGCCTTCTTCGATAAAAG GAACCAGcataaggaggaggaggaggaggaggaggaggtctcCCTCATGGAGATTAGCTTCGAGCAGTTCCTCATGGTCATGTCCCACTTCCGCCCTCCGACCCTGAAGACAACGGACGAGGAGAGGGAAGCTATGAGAAAGGAGAAGCTTCGCT TTCTGTTCAACATGCATGACACAGACAACGATGGCATCATCACTCTGGAGGAGTACAGGAAG GTGGTGACGGAGCTTCTGTCAAAAAGCGGAGCCATCGGGCAAGAAGCTGCCAGGGCGATAGCAGACGCTGCCATGTTGGAAGTGGCGAGCACAAATGTGCCTCACATG GGCCCGGATGAAATTTATGAAGGAATAACATTTGAGCATTTTGAAGAG ATTTTAAAAGGCCTTGAGATGGAGTCCAGGATGCATATCCGCTTCTTGGATGTAGACACTATAACAATGCGTTGTGGGAAATCAAGCTCATGA
- the fbxw8 gene encoding F-box/WD repeat-containing protein 8, whose protein sequence is MADELAAFRECWKRELTSKKEEQRLVSAASPSRSTPGQSGHRDSKNRYFEDLKNPSKGQTEACSPSKSAGCTEDEGRVGGGSGEAEAESEDQPEYVSIARSLLDGRTSPLLDRIQEERSRRKRQYHNMTDVCRASLQQQQQPQRKAKKDKELVEQLIQDLNEVNDIPFFDIELPYELALKIFQYLNCTELGRCAQVSRAWRVLAEDSVLWFKMCVGEGYHQDASVADSPCWKSTLRDCRNSAKTVRSNWKNRVGSISQLQFELGKVLCDVSSCDNFVLAGYTSGDVRLWDTLHWDSAASYLKANRLSANTNPRPHVTHVQVNSTVAAAAYEDGCVDLWSTETGGEPIHHYQIPGRIQALALSPDSPVLGSAAGSDVRLDRADDRGYWRTLCQVQLPKTVESLVLVPGRKQQCPLAALAAGEAVYLLDPLEEEPRTLHSVYGHPVTCLDASDSNVAFGVKRTGWAMHDGGNKIHVYSVETGKPTVCVGNSPGDFTCINLRDSPPHLLVCGNKDRRVRVFDLRSGSSVASLYAHHLGVTSVQADDWKIVSGGEEGLVCVWETRMGAKLWEMHNRHPVRHIHFNTSTLVTANIPDDKSPRGACITDDDLTAHRRHRGVICHYDFSEDASSQDHILPICRSDYTESYGYNYNIGLTVPYDRLSGSHPSH, encoded by the exons atgGCCGACGAACTTGCTGCGTTCAGGGAGTGTTGGAAACGAGAATTAACGAGTAAAAAAGAGGAGCAGcgacttgtttctgctgcttccCCCTCCAGGAGTACTCCTGGTCAGTCTGGTCACAGAGACTCGAAAAATAGATATTTTGAAGACTTAAAAAATCCCAGCAAAGGGCAGACTGAGGCCTGCAGTCCTTCAAAATCAGCTGGTTGCACTGAGGATGAGGGACGTGTTGGTGGAGGAAGTGGGGAGGCTGAAGCAGAGTCAGAGGATCAACCTGAGTATGTGTCCATTGCACGTAGTTTGCTGGATGGGAGGACTAGTCCGTTGCTGGACAGGATTCAggaagagaggagcaggaggaagagacagTATCATAACATGACAGATGTCTGCAGGGCGTCCctgcaacagcaacagcagcctcAGAGAAAGGCCAAGAAAGACAAGGAGCTGGTGGAGCAACTCATTCAGGATCTG AATGAGGTGAATGACATTCCCTTCTTTGATATCGAGTTGCCATATGAGTTGGCCCTGAAGATATTCCAGTATCTCAACTGTACCGAGCTAGGTCGATGTGCTCAG GTGAGCAGGGCATGGAGAGTCCTTGCAGAGGACAGCGTTCTGTGGTTCAAGATGTGTGTGGGGGAAGGCTACCATCAGGATGCCAGCGTGGCTGACTCCCCCTGCTGGAAGAGCACGCTGAGAGACTGCAGGAACTCGGCCAAAACTGTGCGCTCCAACTGGAAG AATCGAGTGGGATCCATCAGTCAGCTGCAGTTCGAGCTGGGGAAGGTGTTGTGTGACGTCAGCTCCTGTGACAACTTTGTCTTGGCTGG GTACACGTCTGGTGATGTCAGGCTGTGGGATACGCTGCACTGGGACTCGGCAGCCTCCTACCTGAAGGCCAACCGTCTGTCGGCTAACACGAACCCCAGACCTCATGTTACTCATGTCCAAGTCAACAGCACAGTGGCTGCGGCTGCTTATGAAGATG GCTGTGTGGACCTGTGGAGCACAGAGACAGGCGGAGAGCCCATCCACCACTACCAGATTCCAGGGAGGATCCAGGCCCTGGCCCTGAGCCCCGACAGTCCCGTCCTGGGCTCCGCTGCTGGGTCAGATGTTCGACTCGACCGTGCCGATGATCGCGGCTACTGGAGGACGCTCTGCCAGGTTCAGCTACCCAAGACT GTAGAAAGCCTTGTTTTGGTGCCAGGCAGGAAGCAGCAGTGCCCGCTGGCGGCCCTGGCAGCAGGAGAGGCCGTGTACCTGTTGGACCCTCTGGAGGAGGAGCCAAGGACACTTCACTCAGTCTACGGTCATCCCGTCACCTGTCTGGATGCTTCTGACTCCAATGTTGCGTTTGGGGTGAAGCGCACTGGCTGGGCCATGCACGATGGAGGCAACAAG ATCCACGTCTACAGCGTAGAGACGGGAAAACCGACAGTTTGCGTCGGCAACTCACCGGGAGATTTCACTTGCATCAATCTGAGAGACAGCCCCCCTCACCTGCTGGTGTGTGGCAACAAAGATAGGAG GGTGAGGGTGTTTGACCTACGAAGCGGTTCCTCTGTGGCATCTCTGTACGCCCACCACTTGGGCGTCACCTCGGTGCAGGCTGACGATTGGAAGATTGTGAGCGGCGGAGAGGAAGGATTAGTGTGCGTGTGGGAGACGAGGATGGGAGCTAAACTGTGGGAGATGCACAACAG GCATCCTGTAAGGCATATACATTTCAACACCAGCACCCTGGTAACGGCCAACATCCCTGATGACAAGTCGCCGCGGGGGGCCTGCATCACAGACGATGACCTTACAGCTCACCGCAG ACACAGGGGAGTCATCTGCCATTACGACTTCTCTGAGGACGCGTCCTCCCAAGATCACATCCTGCCCATTTGCCGGTCTGATTACACCGAGTCTTACGGCTACAACTACAACATCGGCCTGACGGTGCCGTACGACCGGCTGTCTGGTTCCCATCCATCCCACTGA
- the rnft2 gene encoding RING finger and transmembrane domain-containing protein 2 isoform X2 — protein MQRRHSSNTDGMPSERSRSQTLGSESSLDEGGVFDCLKPDSPASPQQLFSGLVGVPSGSVSSAQFQAAGLVLGSPPEVFIQMTASSREEGGPHRSEGGPFLPRPPQHHHHHHHHFHHQPLQHRTSSLLQQATTAAGSERHGSREEAQEDPSTPAPALSELKAVVTWLQRGFPFILILLAKVCFQHKLGIAVCVGMASTFAYANSTFRHQVSLREDRSVFVALWIVMFLAGNIVYIYYTFNHEELHNSLIFAKPNLNSFDFFDLIWAVGITDFVLKYFTIGLKCFVLFLPKILLAFKSRGKFYLLIEELSQLFRALVPIQLWYKYIMGEDPSNSYFLGATLIIIYSLCKSFDICGRVSAIRKALVMFCSSQSYGVRAGSQQCSEAGDVCAICQADFRDPIALLCQHVFCEDCLCLWFDRERTCPLCRSTVIETLRCWKDGTTSAHFQIY, from the exons ATGCAGAGGAGACACAGCAGCAACACGGATGGCATGCCCTCTGAAAG GAGCCGTAGCCAAACTCTGGGATCGGAGAGCAGCTTGGATGAAGGTGGTGTGTTCGACTGCCTGAAGCCCGACTCACCCGCTTCACCCCAGCAGCTCTTCTCCGGCTTAGTGGGTGTCCCCTCTGGTTCTGTCTCCTCTGCCCAGTTCCAGGCAGCCGGCTTAGTCCTGGGCTCTCCCCCTGAAGTTTTTATCCAGATGACGGCATCATCCAGGGAAGAAGGTGGCCCCCACCGCTCTGAGGGTGGACCCTTCCTCCCTCGCCCGCCTCagcaccaccatcaccaccaccaccacttccACCACCAGCCCCTGCAGCACAGgacctcctctctgctccagCAGGCCACGACAGCAGCTGGCTCGGAGAGGCACGGCTCCAGGGAGGAGGCTCAGGAGGACCCGTCCACCCCGGCCCCCGCTCTGTCTGAGCTGAAGGCAGTAGTAACCTGGCTGCAGAGGGGCTTCCCCTTCATACTCATTCTGTTGGCTAAAGTCTGCTTCCAGCATAAACTTG gtattgctgtgtgtgtggggatgGCCAGCACGTTTGCCTATGCCAATTCCACGTTCAGGCACCAAGTTTCATTACGG GAGGATCGCTCTGTATTCGTCGCTCTGTGGATCGTCATGTTCCTCGCAGGGAACATCGTGTACATCTATTACACATTCAATCACGAGGAGCTGCACAACAG CCTCATATTTGCCAAGCCCAACCTCAACAGCTTTGACTTCTTTGATCTAATCTGGGCGGTGGGCATCACAGACTTTGTCCTTAAATATTTCACCATCGGGCTGAAATGCTTTGTCCTCTTTCTGCCTAAGATTCTCCTGGCCTTCAAATCCAGG gGAAAGTTCTACCTGCTGATTGAGGAGCTCAGCCAGCTGTTTCGGGCTCTGGTGCCCATCCAGCTGTGGTACAAGTACATCATGGGAGAAGACCCTTCTAACAGTTACTTCCTGGGTGCCACACTCATAATCATCTACAGCCTCTGCAAG TCCTTCGACATCTGTGGACGTGTGTCTGCCATACGCAAGGCCCTGGTCATGTTCTGCAGCTCCCAG AGTTATGGAGTGAGGGCAGGCAGTCAGCAGTGCAGCGAGGCGGGCGATGTCTGTGCTATTTGCCAGGCTGATTTCAGAGACCCCATAGCTCTTCTCTGTCAG CACGTGTTCTGCGAGGACTGCCTGTGTTTGTGGTTTGACCGGGAGAGAACGTGCCCCCTGTGTCGTTCTACCGTCATCGAGACCCTGCGCTGCTGGAAGGACGGCACCACCTCAGCTCACTTCCAGATCTACTAA
- the rnft2 gene encoding RING finger and transmembrane domain-containing protein 2 isoform X1, which yields MCVCRSEPCGDERYAMQRRHSSNTDGMPSERSRSQTLGSESSLDEGGVFDCLKPDSPASPQQLFSGLVGVPSGSVSSAQFQAAGLVLGSPPEVFIQMTASSREEGGPHRSEGGPFLPRPPQHHHHHHHHFHHQPLQHRTSSLLQQATTAAGSERHGSREEAQEDPSTPAPALSELKAVVTWLQRGFPFILILLAKVCFQHKLGIAVCVGMASTFAYANSTFRHQVSLREDRSVFVALWIVMFLAGNIVYIYYTFNHEELHNSLIFAKPNLNSFDFFDLIWAVGITDFVLKYFTIGLKCFVLFLPKILLAFKSRGKFYLLIEELSQLFRALVPIQLWYKYIMGEDPSNSYFLGATLIIIYSLCKSFDICGRVSAIRKALVMFCSSQSYGVRAGSQQCSEAGDVCAICQADFRDPIALLCQHVFCEDCLCLWFDRERTCPLCRSTVIETLRCWKDGTTSAHFQIY from the exons atgtgtgtttgcaggtctGAACCATGTGGTGATGAGCGGTATGCCATGCAGAGGAGACACAGCAGCAACACGGATGGCATGCCCTCTGAAAG GAGCCGTAGCCAAACTCTGGGATCGGAGAGCAGCTTGGATGAAGGTGGTGTGTTCGACTGCCTGAAGCCCGACTCACCCGCTTCACCCCAGCAGCTCTTCTCCGGCTTAGTGGGTGTCCCCTCTGGTTCTGTCTCCTCTGCCCAGTTCCAGGCAGCCGGCTTAGTCCTGGGCTCTCCCCCTGAAGTTTTTATCCAGATGACGGCATCATCCAGGGAAGAAGGTGGCCCCCACCGCTCTGAGGGTGGACCCTTCCTCCCTCGCCCGCCTCagcaccaccatcaccaccaccaccacttccACCACCAGCCCCTGCAGCACAGgacctcctctctgctccagCAGGCCACGACAGCAGCTGGCTCGGAGAGGCACGGCTCCAGGGAGGAGGCTCAGGAGGACCCGTCCACCCCGGCCCCCGCTCTGTCTGAGCTGAAGGCAGTAGTAACCTGGCTGCAGAGGGGCTTCCCCTTCATACTCATTCTGTTGGCTAAAGTCTGCTTCCAGCATAAACTTG gtattgctgtgtgtgtggggatgGCCAGCACGTTTGCCTATGCCAATTCCACGTTCAGGCACCAAGTTTCATTACGG GAGGATCGCTCTGTATTCGTCGCTCTGTGGATCGTCATGTTCCTCGCAGGGAACATCGTGTACATCTATTACACATTCAATCACGAGGAGCTGCACAACAG CCTCATATTTGCCAAGCCCAACCTCAACAGCTTTGACTTCTTTGATCTAATCTGGGCGGTGGGCATCACAGACTTTGTCCTTAAATATTTCACCATCGGGCTGAAATGCTTTGTCCTCTTTCTGCCTAAGATTCTCCTGGCCTTCAAATCCAGG gGAAAGTTCTACCTGCTGATTGAGGAGCTCAGCCAGCTGTTTCGGGCTCTGGTGCCCATCCAGCTGTGGTACAAGTACATCATGGGAGAAGACCCTTCTAACAGTTACTTCCTGGGTGCCACACTCATAATCATCTACAGCCTCTGCAAG TCCTTCGACATCTGTGGACGTGTGTCTGCCATACGCAAGGCCCTGGTCATGTTCTGCAGCTCCCAG AGTTATGGAGTGAGGGCAGGCAGTCAGCAGTGCAGCGAGGCGGGCGATGTCTGTGCTATTTGCCAGGCTGATTTCAGAGACCCCATAGCTCTTCTCTGTCAG CACGTGTTCTGCGAGGACTGCCTGTGTTTGTGGTTTGACCGGGAGAGAACGTGCCCCCTGTGTCGTTCTACCGTCATCGAGACCCTGCGCTGCTGGAAGGACGGCACCACCTCAGCTCACTTCCAGATCTACTAA
- the spring1 gene encoding SREBP regulating gene protein, producing the protein MMVLRRLLRKRWVLGVVFGLSLIYFLTSTLKQEERTIRDRTLLEVRDSDHRIPWKVRFNLGNSSRQITQCRNSIQGKTLITDELGYVCERKDLLVNGCCNVNAPSARQYICKSCLANGCCSIYEYCVSCCLQPDKQPLLERFLNRAAEGFQNLFTAVEDHFELCLAKCRTSSQSVQHENTYRNPQAKYCYGESPPELLPV; encoded by the exons ATGATGGTGCTCCGGCGGTTATTGAGAAAGCGCTGGGTGCTGGGAGTAGTCTTTGGATTGTCTCTTATCTACTTTCTCACCAGTACACTCAAACAG GAAGAGCGCACCATAAGGGACCGCACGCTTTTGGAGGTTAGAGATTCAGACCATCGCATCCCCTGGAAAGTCCGTTTTAACCTTGGCAACAGCAGCCGACAGATCACTCAGTGTAGAAACTCCATCCAGGGCAAGACACTGATAACAGACGAACTCG GTTATGTCTGTGAGAGAAAAGACTTGCTGGTTAATGGTTGCTGCAACGTCAATGCTCCCAGCGCCAGACAGTACATTTGTAAAAGCTGCCTGGCCAACGGCTGCTGTAGCATCTATGAGTATTGCGTGTCTTGCTGCCTCCAGCCTGATAAG CAACCTCTCCTCGAGCGCTTCCTGAATCGCGCAGCCGAAGGCTTTCAGAATCTCTTCACCGCTGTGGAGGATCATTTTGAACTGTGCCTGGCCAAGTGTAGGACCTCTTCACAA aGTGTTCAACATGAGAACACCTACCGAAACCCTCAAGCAAAGTACTGCTACGGGGAGAGTCCTCCAGAGCTCCTACCTGTTTAA